One Dreissena polymorpha isolate Duluth1 chromosome 9, UMN_Dpol_1.0, whole genome shotgun sequence genomic window carries:
- the LOC127844807 gene encoding GTP-binding protein REM 2-like, whose product MELAELCRVSEKYATKDKSVRPKTVPERRGMSFSRSIRKKNGKRAQRNRSKSLPSIAITVPNQALNPVYIEAKANSEPRQLPESIPEELDTSRIRQFSTTMKGLVNQGDLCIDGRRDSAVSTTGYRRMSTMSIQSVCGNYGRRDSVYAEQARRRNSSFAAAYCTPVRRTSCFASMENRKMGVKPGLESSQDSVLDECPSQYQVLVLGSTGVGKSAIISQFTTSEFLGASDVHTDSEENKTSVSVILNQEESVLELFEENNVSTLNDNSDFQADAYMLVYSCADRSSFRSACATLRRLKEEAGGSKTVMIVANKVDLVRKRLVTSDDGKNFANSYNCKYIETSAALNHNIDELLAGVLSQIRLKQYGPCPTVVSPEQKKGQQKGLTSALKTAIRGVFGGKKHKVKGCENLYEI is encoded by the exons atgGAACTAGCGGAATTGTGTAGAGTTTCGGAAAAATACGCCACAAAGGACAAATCTGTTCGCCCGAAAACAGTACCGGAAAGAAGGGGAATGTCTTTCTCGAGGTCCATCCGGAAAAAGAACGGTAAAAGAGCTCAAAGAAACCGAAGTAAAAGTCTGCCGTCCATCGCCATAACTGTTCCAAATCAAGCATTAAATCCAGTATACATCGAAGCCAAAGCGAACTCCGAACCGAGGCAGCTGCCGGAGAGTATCCCGGAAGAGCTGGACACCAGTCGGATTAGGCAGTTCAGTACCACTATGAAAGGACTTGTGAACCAAGGTGATCTGTGCATAGACGGCCGTAGGGACAGCGCGGTTTCTACGACGGGCTACCGTCGTATGAGCACGATGTCAATTCAGAGCGTATGCGGAAACTACGGGCGCCGAGACAGCGTATACGCGGAACAGGCCCGCCGTCGGAACAGCTCCTTTGCAGCCGCATACTGCACTCCCGTCCGGCGTACCAGCTGCTTCGCGTCCATGGAAAACCGGAAAATGGGAGTCAAACCCGGACTTGAAAGTTCCCAGGATTCGGTTCTCGACGAGTGCCCATCGCAGTACCAGGTGCTCGTGCTGGGGTCCACTGGCGTCGGCAAGAGCGCCATCATCAGCCAATTCACAACCTCAGAGTTCCTGGGCGCCTCGGACGTTCATACAG ATTCGGAAGAGAACAAAACAAGCGTCTCCGTGATATTGAATCAAGAAGAATCGGTGCTCGAACTATTTGAAGAAAACAATGTG TCAACGCTGAATGATAACAGCGACTTTCAAGCGGATGCGTATATGCTCGTTTACTCGTGCGCTGACCGTTCGTCCTTCAGGTCTGCGTGCGCAACTTTGCGACGTCTGAAGGAGGAAGCAGGCGGCTCCAAGACTGTGATGATTGTTGCCAACAAGGTGGACCTTGTCAGGAAACGTCTGGTGACTTCGGATG ATGGAAAGAACTTTGCCAACTCGTATAACTGCAAATACATCGAAACCTCGGCCGCTCTTAATCATAACATCGACGAGTTGCTGGCGGGGGTTCTCAGTCAGATCCGCCTAAAACAATACGGCCCCTGTCCCACGGTCGTGAGTCCCGAGCAGAAAAAAGGCCAACAGAAAGGGCTCACAAGCGCCCTTAAAACTGCGATTCGCGGAGTGTTCGGCGGGAAGAAGCACAAAGTGAAGGGATGCGAGAATCTTTATGAGATATGA